A region of the Planktothrix tepida PCC 9214 genome:
TTAAAGCCAGAGTTGAAGAATTGTTAGAATTAATTCAGTTAACCGGATTAGGAAATCGTTATCCATCTCAACTGTCTGGGGGTCAACGTCAACGGGTAGCTTTAGCTCGTGCTTTAGCGGTTCAACCCGAGGTTTTATTACTTGATGAACCCTTTGGAGCCTTAGATGCCAAAGTGCGCTTAGAATTGCGGAGTTGGTTACGACAATTGCATGATGAAGTTCATGTCACTAGCGTTTTTGTGACCCATGACCAAGAAGAAGCAATGGCGGTAGCCGATGAAATTGTTGTCATGAATCAAGGCAAAATAGAACAGGTGGGAACCCCCTCAGAAATTTATGATCAACCAGCGACACCTTTTGTGATGCAATTTATCGGAACTGTTAATGTATTACCCAGTCATGCTTCCCTTTTCCAAGATGTGGGCTTAGTGGCTCCTACTACTTCTAATATTTTTATTCGTCCCCATGATCTTGAACTTCACATCACCAATCACTTAGATTTGAGGTCTCCAGCTTTAGTTAAACGGATCACTCATTTAGGATGGGATATTCAAGTGGATTTAATCTTAGCTGATGAGCGTCAAATTGTTGCCCATTTAACGAAAGAACAGTTTACCAAACTACAACTTCAAGCGGGCGATGAAGTTTTTGTGGAACCGAAACGAGGATATAACGGTGAAACCTGCGAAATTCTACTAGCGGGACTTCAACAAGCATAAGGACTGCTATAGATGATAATGATTATATAGCAAGCAAATAACGTTAAAGAATGAATATTGAATTGGGTGATCGCACTGATTTATGAACCCAAATAACTGGAGTGCGATCACTATTCAAACAAAAAGAGGGGGTCAGAGGAAGAAGCCAGAAAAATCTAGCCCTAACATGAAATCACCGAATCTCAATGGCTGGACATGGATTCTGGTTATGTCATTGACCCCAATTGTTTAGCTGATAGAAACCGGCTGAGATTCCCGTTCAAAAAAGAGTTCCTTAGCGGTTTTTTCTGCTTTTAAAGCTCCATAAAAACCCGCTTCGGCTTCAATTTCATCTACCAACTCCCACGCTTCAGCCGCAGCTTTAGAATCATTACCAGAGGTGGCGGAAATAGAACGAGCATTCGAGATGGCTTCCTGAAGCTTTTGTTGGAGATAGGCTAATTTAGGATTTTCCAGGAAATCACCTTGCATTAAAATATCGGTGACTGAAATAATCCCCAATAATTCCCCTTGAATAACCGGAGCTCGCCAAATTCCTGTATTGGCAAATAAGCGGGCTACATATTCCAGATTCAGATCAGGATTGACCACAATACAAGGTTTACTCATAATTTCGTAAACTCGCACCTGTTTGGGGTCTTTTCCGTAAGCCACGACTTTAGCAATAATATCCGTTTCCGTGACAATGCCATAGGCATCTTCTGGATGACGAGCTTCAACAATCAGTGCCCGAACTTCTTTTAAGCGCATCAGTCGAACAGCTTCGGCTACGGTTGCAGAACCTCGAATTATGGCGACTTCTTGTGTCATAATATCCTTGGCTTTCATAATTTCCTCCTTGGGTTGTTCTAAGCCAAATTTAGGAGTTATGAGTAGCTGCAATAAACGGTTCTCAATTTGAGAACAAACTTGACTTCGATTCAATCAGATTGATTAGGAATCTCACAATAATCCCCATCCAACTAGCCTTGGATTGGGATTATTTCTTAAGTCTGATTGGATCATTTTTTCTGAAATACTGAGGAAGCTTGATATTAATAGCCAGGTTGAAAAAAAGTCGATTTTTCTTTCAGATAAAAATTTATGTCAAGCATTTAAGGCAACACTTTAACTTTAAAAACAGAGTATCATTAAAACTCCTAAGAAACAAGCCTTAAATTGTGAAATAATCATTAAAAAAGCATCAATAAATAAAAACAATAGAATTTCAATTATTTTCATAAATCTCCCTTACTTTACTAAAATAAAAAATTGGAACAATACTGAAGTAAATTCAATTAAACCTAAAGGTAGACACGCGGATCTGTCCCCAACTAAATCTTAATATTTTATCAGAGAATTTTATGGATAAAATCTCTACATTCTTTTAACCCCTTGTTAGAGATTAAACTTCTTTATTCCGACATTAAAAATAACCGTAAAGAATGTAACTGCACCAACCAAGGAAAAGGACGATCTTTTAAAGTTGCCCATTTTTCTTTAAAAACTTCAGCTTGTAAATGATAATCTTCCAAATTCTCCGGTGGAGAAGCTAACTTAAGATATAACGTGATCCGATGTTGGGTTTCATTGGTATTAGCTAACCAACAGGGAAAAGTATTGTCTAAACTTGGATCTGTAGGAAAACTTAATTGATGGGCACGAATTCCCACATAAGCTAGAGGTTCTTGAATGGGTTCAATTACTCGTAACCTACACCCCCAATCTAACGCTTCTATAGTTTGAAAATCGTGGCTAATTGCTCGAGAAAAGTTTTTACATTCAGTGAGTTGAGCCGTGCGAAAATTAGGAGGATGCTCAAAAATGTTTTGTTTAATATCAAATGCGATCGCTTTTCCCTGATCCATGACTAAAAGATTCTCACAAATTCGATAAGCCTCCTCTAAATTATGAGTAACAAATAATGTAACTCCTCGATAAAAAGATAACAGAGAAATTAATTGATGTTCGAGTTGACTTCGTAAATAGGTATCTAGGGCAGAAAACGGTTCATCTAATAATAATATTTCCGGTTGACTTGCTAAAGCTCTGGCTAATGCAACTCGCTGTTGTTGACCCCCCGATAGTTGGCGAGGATAACGATTTCCTAATGCTTCTAAATGAACCTGAGCTAACAAGGTTCCAACAGCAGCCTGAATTTTATTTTTAGACATTCCTTTGGGTAAGCCAAAGGCAATATTTTGAGCCACTGTCCAATGGGGAAATAAAGCATAGTTTTGAAATAAAAAACCCACCCGGCGCTCACAGGGGGGTAAATTAATTCCGTTTTCAGAATCAAATAAAACCTGTCCATTCAAAATAATTTGACCTCGATCCGGTGTTTCTATCCCCGCAATACACCGCAAAACCATGCTTTTTCCTGCACCCGATCCCCCCAACAATCCTAAAGGACGATCATCACTATTAAAAGCAACTTCTAACTCAAAACCTGGTAATTTCTTCTGAATATTAATCGATAAATAGGGAGGTGTTGAGGAATCGGAAATCAGGGAAGAGATCATAAATTCGTGATCAAGCTCTGATCTGAAATCCGACCTTTGGAAAGATGGGTTAGAATAGGGCCCTATCCCTTTCTTTTTCGTTCCATTTTCCCACAGGTTAACAACTGTAATGGCTGAGAAAGAAACGGTGAGAATCACTAACACCCAAATCCAAGCTTCTTTCATCGCCCCTGCTTCCACTGCGAAATAAATCGCCATCGGAATCGTTTGAGTTTCCCCTGGAATATTCCCCGCAATCATTAAGGTGGCGCCAAATTCCCCTAATGCCCGACAAAATGCCAAAATGGTTGCAGCTAGAATACCGGGTAAAGCCAAGGGTAAAGCAATTCGCCAAAAAATAGTAATTTCAGAACCGCCTAAAGTTCTAGCAACTTGTAAAAGGGTGCGATCAATTTGTTTAAAGGCCCCCAATGCGGTTTTGTACATTAAGGGAAACGCCACAACCGTTGCGGCAATTACGGCGGCATACCAAGTAAAAACCAAGTTGATATTAAAGGGCGATAATAGTTGTCCGAGGGGGCCGTTTTTACCACAGAATAATAGTAATAAAAAACCCACAACGGTAGGCGGTAAAATTAAAGGGGAAATAAAAACCCCCTCTATAATTGATTTCCCTTTTCCCCGATAGTTCAACATCCAATAAGCCGCCAGGATGCCTAAAAAGAAGGTAATGAATGTAGCAATTGAAGCGGTTTTAAGGGAAATCCAGAGGGGAGAAAGATCTAAAGACATGGGTTTAAGTAAATCACTTTAACTAGCTTTGCTAAATCCGTATTTTTGAAAGATTTTCATGCCGCGATCGCTCGCTAAAAACTGCACATATTCTTTAGCCGAGGCTGGATCTTTACTACTTTTTAAAACTGCAACTGGATAAACAATTGGGGAATGGAGATTGGCAGGTGCAGTTGCTACAATTTTGACTTGATTTGAAAGTTTAGCATCCGTTGTATAAACAACCCCGGCATCAGCATTCCCACTTTCTACCGCCGCCAAAACATTTCGCACATTATTGCCTAAAACCAGTTTAGGTTTAATCGCGTCTAAAATGCCTAAATTTTTAAACACTTCTTCAGCATATTGTCCGGCGGGTACACTTCTCGGTTCACCTACAGCAATTCGCTTAATTTTAGCATCGGTTAAATTTCTAAAACTGGTAATACCTGTGGAATTTTTGGGAACAATTAAGACCAGGTTGTTGGTCAAAACATTACGCCGAGTTTCGGGAATAATCAGATTTTTTTCCTGTAAAGCATCCATCTGTTTTTTAGCGGCTGAGAAAAAGATATCCGCAGGTGCACCATTTTCAATTTGTTGTTGCAATGTTCCCGAAGCCCCAAAATTATAGTTAACAGCAACCTTGGAGTGAATTTGCTGATACGCGGGCTTAATTTCTTCTAGGGCTTCTTTTAAACTAGCCGCCGCCGATACGAGTAAGCTAGAGTTCGTTTGAGCTAACAGAGGCGTTTGGTTAATGACTCGAATCCCCATCGTTAGGATTAACGTCATTAAAATTGTGGCTAGAAACGTTACAAGCCGTCTTTTTTTCATTTTAGTAAAATATTAGAAACTGCTGGATTTGAAGAATAAAAACTGAGATTTTGAAAGCCGTTTTTAATTCTACAATTGATTATAGTATATTGATTTTAATCAAAAGATGTATAAACCAATACAATTTTATATCTTGTTTGTTTTTTTTATTTAAAATACCTTTTAAATAAAAATATATAGATTGGCAAAAACGAGGTGTTATTGTAGAATTATAATCGAGTAAGAGATCATCATCAATAAACGAAAAGTCCTAAAAGCTAGTA
Encoded here:
- a CDS encoding sulfate/molybdate ABC transporter ATP-binding protein; this encodes MSIIIKNVSQVFGNFQALDDINLEIKDGTLVALLGPSGSGKSTLLRAIAGLEPPNSGQIIINGNDTTHLDVRKRNIGFVFQHYALFKHLTVRQNIAFGLEIRKHPRQKVKARVEELLELIQLTGLGNRYPSQLSGGQRQRVALARALAVQPEVLLLDEPFGALDAKVRLELRSWLRQLHDEVHVTSVFVTHDQEEAMAVADEIVVMNQGKIEQVGTPSEIYDQPATPFVMQFIGTVNVLPSHASLFQDVGLVAPTTSNIFIRPHDLELHITNHLDLRSPALVKRITHLGWDIQVDLILADERQIVAHLTKEQFTKLQLQAGDEVFVEPKRGYNGETCEILLAGLQQA
- a CDS encoding CBS domain-containing protein, coding for MKAKDIMTQEVAIIRGSATVAEAVRLMRLKEVRALIVEARHPEDAYGIVTETDIIAKVVAYGKDPKQVRVYEIMSKPCIVVNPDLNLEYVARLFANTGIWRAPVIQGELLGIISVTDILMQGDFLENPKLAYLQQKLQEAISNARSISATSGNDSKAAAEAWELVDEIEAEAGFYGALKAEKTAKELFFERESQPVSIS
- the modB gene encoding molybdate ABC transporter permease subunit produces the protein MSLDLSPLWISLKTASIATFITFFLGILAAYWMLNYRGKGKSIIEGVFISPLILPPTVVGFLLLLFCGKNGPLGQLLSPFNINLVFTWYAAVIAATVVAFPLMYKTALGAFKQIDRTLLQVARTLGGSEITIFWRIALPLALPGILAATILAFCRALGEFGATLMIAGNIPGETQTIPMAIYFAVEAGAMKEAWIWVLVILTVSFSAITVVNLWENGTKKKGIGPYSNPSFQRSDFRSELDHEFMISSLISDSSTPPYLSINIQKKLPGFELEVAFNSDDRPLGLLGGSGAGKSMVLRCIAGIETPDRGQIILNGQVLFDSENGINLPPCERRVGFLFQNYALFPHWTVAQNIAFGLPKGMSKNKIQAAVGTLLAQVHLEALGNRYPRQLSGGQQQRVALARALASQPEILLLDEPFSALDTYLRSQLEHQLISLLSFYRGVTLFVTHNLEEAYRICENLLVMDQGKAIAFDIKQNIFEHPPNFRTAQLTECKNFSRAISHDFQTIEALDWGCRLRVIEPIQEPLAYVGIRAHQLSFPTDPSLDNTFPCWLANTNETQHRITLYLKLASPPENLEDYHLQAEVFKEKWATLKDRPFPWLVQLHSLRLFLMSE
- the modA gene encoding molybdate ABC transporter substrate-binding protein, whose protein sequence is MKKRRLVTFLATILMTLILTMGIRVINQTPLLAQTNSSLLVSAAASLKEALEEIKPAYQQIHSKVAVNYNFGASGTLQQQIENGAPADIFFSAAKKQMDALQEKNLIIPETRRNVLTNNLVLIVPKNSTGITSFRNLTDAKIKRIAVGEPRSVPAGQYAEEVFKNLGILDAIKPKLVLGNNVRNVLAAVESGNADAGVVYTTDAKLSNQVKIVATAPANLHSPIVYPVAVLKSSKDPASAKEYVQFLASDRGMKIFQKYGFSKAS